From Streptomyces sp. NBC_01460, a single genomic window includes:
- a CDS encoding MetQ/NlpA family ABC transporter substrate-binding protein yields the protein MRKNIKITAAAAATAALAFGLSACGTDSDPASKGETGAGADTSKALVVAASPVPHADILNYIKKNLAEKAGLKLEVKEFTDYVLPNTATENGQVDANFFQHKPYLDDFNKKNKTHIVPVVDVHLEPLGLYSKKVKDLKDIKAGQTVAVPNDTTNEGRALQLLAENGLITVKDGVGTNAKLSDITDKKGLEFKEIEAATVPRALDDVDAAVINGNYAIEAGYQPAKDSLALEKAEGNPYANLLAVKEGNEEDPRVQKLAKLLNSDEVKKFIEDTYKGSIIPAFGAPVKS from the coding sequence GTGCGTAAGAACATCAAGATCACCGCGGCTGCCGCCGCCACCGCCGCCCTCGCCTTCGGCCTCAGCGCCTGCGGCACGGACTCCGACCCGGCGTCCAAGGGTGAGACCGGCGCCGGCGCGGACACGTCCAAGGCGCTCGTCGTCGCCGCGTCCCCCGTGCCGCACGCCGACATCCTGAACTACATCAAGAAGAACCTGGCGGAGAAGGCCGGCCTCAAGCTGGAGGTCAAGGAGTTCACGGACTACGTCCTGCCGAACACCGCCACCGAGAACGGCCAGGTCGACGCCAACTTCTTCCAGCACAAGCCCTACCTGGACGACTTCAACAAGAAGAACAAGACCCACATCGTCCCGGTCGTCGACGTCCACCTCGAGCCCCTCGGCCTCTACTCCAAGAAGGTCAAGGACCTCAAGGACATCAAGGCCGGCCAGACCGTCGCCGTCCCCAACGACACCACCAACGAGGGCCGCGCGCTCCAGCTGCTCGCCGAGAACGGGCTGATCACCGTCAAGGACGGCGTCGGCACCAACGCCAAGCTCAGCGACATCACGGACAAGAAGGGCCTGGAGTTCAAGGAGATCGAGGCCGCGACCGTGCCGCGTGCCCTGGACGACGTCGACGCCGCAGTCATCAACGGCAACTACGCGATCGAGGCCGGTTACCAGCCGGCCAAGGACTCCCTGGCCCTGGAGAAGGCCGAGGGCAACCCGTACGCCAACCTCCTGGCCGTCAAGGAGGGCAACGAGGAGGACCCGCGGGTCCAGAAGCTCGCGAAGCTCCTGAACTCCGACGAGGTCAAGAAGTTCATCGAGGACACCTACAAGGGATCGATCATCCCCGCGTTCGGCGCACCCGTGAAGTCCTGA
- a CDS encoding methionine ABC transporter ATP-binding protein: MITTSGLTKVYQSRGREVTALDGVDLHVREGEVYGVIGQSGAGKSSLIRCVNLLERPTSGTVTVAGQDLTALAGRGRRAGKELRRARSRIGMVFQHFNLLDSRTVRDNVELPLEILGFSGQARTAKALALLDLVGLADKAKAYPGQLSGGQKQRVGIARALAGDPKVLLSDEATSALDPETTRSILQLLRDLNQELGLTVLLITHEMDVVKTVCDSAALMRQGRIVESGTVGSLLATPGSELAHELFPVGGTASGPGSTVVDVTFHGEAAAQPVISQLSRTYNIDISILGAAMDTVGGKQIGRMRIELPGRFEENVVPIGFLREQGLQAEIVNDAPADALADTPAVPAQTPAPITKEVAK; this comes from the coding sequence GTGATCACCACTTCGGGCCTCACGAAGGTCTACCAGTCACGCGGCCGCGAGGTCACCGCCCTGGACGGCGTGGACCTGCACGTCCGCGAAGGCGAGGTCTACGGCGTCATCGGACAGAGCGGCGCCGGCAAGTCCTCCCTGATCCGCTGCGTCAACCTCCTCGAACGCCCCACCTCGGGCACCGTGACGGTCGCCGGACAGGACCTCACCGCCCTCGCGGGACGCGGCCGCCGCGCCGGCAAGGAGCTCCGCCGGGCACGCAGCCGCATCGGTATGGTCTTCCAGCACTTCAACCTGCTGGACTCGCGCACCGTGCGGGACAACGTCGAGCTGCCCCTGGAGATCCTCGGATTCTCCGGGCAGGCACGCACCGCCAAGGCGCTCGCCCTCCTCGACCTCGTGGGACTCGCCGACAAGGCGAAGGCCTACCCCGGTCAGCTGTCCGGAGGCCAGAAGCAGCGCGTCGGCATCGCCCGCGCTCTCGCGGGCGACCCGAAGGTGCTCCTCTCCGACGAGGCGACCTCCGCGCTGGACCCCGAGACCACCCGTTCCATCCTCCAGCTGCTGCGCGACCTGAACCAGGAGCTCGGCCTCACCGTCCTGCTCATCACGCACGAGATGGACGTCGTCAAGACCGTCTGCGACTCCGCCGCGCTGATGAGGCAGGGCCGCATCGTCGAGTCGGGAACCGTCGGCTCCCTGCTGGCCACCCCCGGCTCCGAGCTGGCCCACGAGCTGTTCCCCGTCGGAGGCACCGCGTCCGGCCCCGGCTCCACCGTCGTGGACGTCACCTTCCACGGCGAGGCCGCCGCCCAGCCGGTGATCTCACAGCTCTCCCGCACGTACAACATCGACATCTCGATCCTCGGTGCCGCCATGGACACCGTCGGCGGCAAGCAGATCGGCCGCATGCGCATCGAGCTCCCCGGCCGTTTCGAGGAGAACGTCGTACCGATCGGCTTCCTGCGTGAGCAGGGCCTCCAGGCCGAGATCGTGAACGACGCCCCCGCCGACGCCCTCGCCGACACCCCTGCCGTCCCCGCGCAGACCCCCGCCCCGATCACCAAGGAGGTGGCGAAGTGA
- the cbiE gene encoding precorrin-6y C5,15-methyltransferase (decarboxylating) subunit CbiE, translating into MADRVTVIGWDGSPLTRAATAALSAATLVAGAAHHLALPEVSGRAERIRLGSVDLAARRIAGHRGSAVVLADGDPGFFGVVRTLRKPEHGLEVEVVPAVSSVATAFARAGMPWDDAETVVAHPRTLRRAVNVIRAHHKVAVLTSPGAGPAELALLLEGVHRTFVICEELGTARERVTVLTSDKTADHTWRDPNVVIAIGGGPETTVDGAWIAGRRPDGTRRGWALPATSYGGTGEWGEGESPGLRAAQLARLGPRTGDLVWDIGSGSGALAVEAARFGAAVIAVDSDPDACARTETAARTYQVGVQVVRGTAPHVLERLPEPDVVRIGGGGVPVVTSVADRRPERIVTHASNRDEAEALGGALAENGYTVECALLQSVELDTSAWAERERSVVFLLSAVRSDLAP; encoded by the coding sequence ATGGCCGACCGGGTCACGGTGATCGGCTGGGACGGTTCGCCGCTGACCAGAGCGGCCACGGCGGCGCTCTCCGCCGCCACGCTCGTCGCCGGTGCCGCCCACCACCTCGCGCTGCCCGAGGTCTCCGGCCGCGCGGAACGCATCCGCCTCGGCAGCGTCGACCTGGCCGCCCGCAGGATCGCCGGACACCGCGGCAGCGCCGTGGTCCTGGCCGACGGCGACCCCGGCTTCTTCGGCGTCGTACGCACCCTGCGCAAGCCCGAACACGGCCTCGAGGTCGAGGTCGTCCCCGCCGTCTCGTCCGTCGCCACCGCCTTCGCCCGCGCCGGGATGCCGTGGGACGACGCGGAGACCGTCGTCGCCCACCCGCGCACCCTGCGCCGCGCGGTCAACGTCATCCGCGCCCACCACAAGGTGGCCGTGCTGACGTCCCCCGGAGCCGGTCCCGCCGAACTGGCCCTCCTGCTCGAAGGGGTCCACCGCACCTTCGTGATCTGCGAGGAACTCGGCACCGCACGCGAGCGGGTCACCGTCCTCACCTCCGACAAGACGGCCGACCACACCTGGCGCGACCCCAACGTCGTCATCGCCATCGGCGGCGGCCCCGAGACCACCGTCGACGGCGCCTGGATCGCCGGCCGCCGCCCGGACGGCACCCGGCGGGGATGGGCGCTTCCCGCCACGTCGTACGGCGGCACGGGGGAGTGGGGCGAGGGGGAGTCGCCCGGCCTCCGCGCCGCGCAGCTGGCCCGGCTCGGGCCGCGCACCGGCGACCTGGTCTGGGACATCGGCTCCGGCAGCGGCGCCCTCGCCGTGGAGGCGGCCCGCTTCGGCGCCGCGGTGATCGCCGTGGACAGCGACCCCGACGCCTGCGCGCGCACGGAGACGGCCGCCCGCACCTACCAGGTGGGCGTCCAGGTCGTCAGGGGCACCGCCCCGCACGTCCTGGAACGCCTGCCCGAGCCCGACGTCGTACGGATCGGCGGCGGCGGCGTCCCCGTGGTCACCTCGGTCGCCGACCGGCGACCGGAACGCATCGTCACCCATGCCTCGAACAGGGACGAGGCGGAAGCGCTCGGAGGGGCCCTCGCCGAGAACGGGTACACCGTCGAGTGCGCGCTGCTCCAGTCCGTCGAACTGGACACCTCCGCCTGGGCGGAGCGCGAACGCTCCGTCGTGTTCCTGCTCTCCGCGGTGCGTTCCGACCTCGCCCCCTGA
- a CDS encoding glycerophosphodiester phosphodiesterase, giving the protein MTERARTAPGRRTLLGAAVLGTALSISGTAHAAGRGAADGRGGGNGSYRDLPVPTVIGHRGASGYRPEHTLGSYQLALDMGAHIVEQDLVPTKDGHLVCRHENDITGTTDVADHPEFASRKATKKVDGISLTGWFTEDFTLAELKTLRAKERIPGNRQENTLYDGRWEIPTFEEVLRWADKEGRRRGRPVWLYVETKHPSYFRGLGLGLEEPLAKLLRRYGRHRANSPLILQSFEPGSVRRLAELVATPRVVLLSGPKERPWDFVEAGDPRTVADLVKPEGLKWIASFAQGIGPTLDLVVPRDAAGRLTTPTTLVADAHARGLVLHPYTLRNENTFLPAEFRRGTDPNAYGDAFGALRVYFEAGIDGIFSDNPDTALLAAADFARD; this is encoded by the coding sequence ATGACAGAGCGCGCGCGGACTGCACCCGGTCGGCGGACCCTCCTGGGGGCCGCCGTCCTCGGCACGGCCCTCAGCATCTCCGGCACGGCCCACGCGGCCGGGCGCGGCGCCGCGGACGGCCGAGGCGGCGGCAACGGCTCCTACCGGGACCTGCCCGTGCCCACCGTCATCGGCCACCGCGGCGCCAGCGGCTACCGTCCCGAGCACACCCTCGGCTCCTACCAGCTGGCGCTGGACATGGGCGCACACATCGTCGAGCAGGACCTCGTGCCGACCAAGGACGGCCATCTGGTCTGCCGTCACGAGAACGACATCACCGGGACCACGGACGTCGCCGACCACCCCGAATTCGCGAGCCGCAAGGCGACCAAGAAGGTCGACGGCATATCGCTCACCGGCTGGTTCACCGAGGACTTCACCCTCGCCGAGCTGAAGACCCTCCGGGCGAAGGAGCGCATCCCCGGCAACCGCCAGGAGAACACCCTCTACGACGGGCGCTGGGAGATCCCCACCTTCGAGGAGGTCCTGCGCTGGGCCGACAAGGAGGGCCGCAGGCGGGGCAGGCCCGTCTGGCTCTACGTCGAGACCAAGCACCCCTCCTACTTCAGGGGCCTGGGGCTCGGCCTGGAGGAGCCCCTCGCGAAGCTGCTGCGCCGCTACGGCAGGCACCGCGCGAACTCCCCGCTGATCCTCCAGTCCTTCGAGCCGGGCTCGGTGCGGCGGCTGGCGGAGCTCGTCGCCACTCCCCGGGTCGTGCTGCTGTCCGGGCCGAAGGAGCGGCCCTGGGACTTCGTGGAGGCCGGCGATCCCCGTACCGTCGCCGATCTGGTGAAGCCCGAGGGGCTGAAGTGGATCGCCTCGTTCGCACAGGGCATCGGCCCCACCCTCGACCTGGTCGTCCCCAGGGACGCCGCGGGGCGCCTCACCACCCCCACCACCCTGGTCGCGGACGCCCACGCGCGGGGCCTGGTCCTGCACCCGTACACCCTGCGCAACGAGAACACCTTCCTGCCGGCGGAGTTCCGGCGCGGCACGGACCCGAACGCGTACGGCGACGCCTTCGGTGCGCTCCGGGTCTACTTCGAGGCGGGCATCGACGGGATCTTCTCCGACAACCCGGACACCGCCCTGCTCGCGGCGGCCGACTTCGCCCGGGACTGA
- a CDS encoding methionine ABC transporter permease → MTWSEMQPLLTQGTIDTLYMVLWSTLVTVVGGLPLGILLVLTDKGGLLQNTAVNKVIGVIVNIGRSLPFIILLIALIPFTTWVVGTFIGPSAMIVPLAVGAIPFFARLVETAVREVDHGLVEAVQSMGGSIPTIVRKVLLPQALPSLVSGVTTTVIVLIGYSAMAGAVGGEGLGSKAVTYGFQRFDNQFMLVTVVLLIVIVTVVQLIGDGAGRLLARRGRTTS, encoded by the coding sequence GTGACCTGGTCCGAAATGCAGCCACTGCTCACGCAGGGAACCATCGACACCCTCTACATGGTGCTCTGGTCCACGCTCGTCACCGTCGTCGGCGGACTGCCCCTAGGCATCCTGCTCGTCCTCACCGACAAGGGCGGACTGCTGCAGAACACCGCGGTGAACAAGGTCATCGGCGTCATCGTGAACATCGGCCGCTCGCTGCCGTTCATCATCCTGCTGATCGCCCTGATCCCCTTCACCACCTGGGTCGTCGGCACCTTCATCGGTCCGTCCGCGATGATCGTGCCGCTCGCCGTCGGTGCCATCCCCTTCTTCGCGCGGCTCGTCGAGACGGCGGTGCGCGAGGTCGACCACGGCCTCGTCGAAGCCGTCCAGTCGATGGGCGGCTCGATCCCGACGATCGTCCGCAAGGTCCTGCTGCCGCAGGCCCTGCCCTCGCTCGTCTCCGGCGTCACCACCACCGTGATCGTGCTCATCGGCTACTCCGCCATGGCCGGCGCGGTCGGCGGCGAAGGACTCGGCTCCAAGGCCGTCACCTACGGATTCCAGCGGTTCGACAACCAGTTCATGCTCGTCACCGTCGTGCTGCTGATCGTCATCGTGACCGTGGTCCAGCTGATCGGCGACGGAGCCGGACGCCTGCTGGCCCGCCGGGGCCGCACCACCTCCTGA
- the cobT gene encoding nicotinate-nucleotide--dimethylbenzimidazole phosphoribosyltransferase: MTDTGQIPGEGLPENAGMVEQPGVPAPDAYTYLEPSAHTVEDDDLLLMPAPQGAWSDAPAAPTGRTEQFPAYDQAAHGTHGSGVTDVNGVRIPAHTPVQVPAAAAPARRPLHRGPSATEAPSYGGPPTGGVVRSLADRGPAGPQNPMPVRHAGPPTTGPEYFDIPADDAAVLPGPQLGEIPPQGGSAWGSPEQAAAPAPVAEPEAPVAPAEPVVPAEPVVPLEPVAPAEPVAPVESAAPVEPVVPEVPETPAETVAPEPAAADVVPEAPVEPAVETVEEPPAAALAEAPAAVPAETPVAAPAEAPVEVPAEALAPVETPGPSLPADGFAPTAPDLAPTMLPDAVAPAVEPAPVVEAAAVEPAPVVEAAAVEPAPVVEAAAVEPAPVVEAAAVEPAPVVEAAPVVEPAAVEAPPVVEPAPEPPVLVAEPAPAAVEVPEATEPVAVEQPETPAEPEVHAETPPEALVEPEQAPEAVAPPQAAPRTLAEPEPEPEPEPEPEPGTGPEIIETPEAEVLAEEAPETALPVEGAAAPAEAEAEAEAEAEAHAEAGTEAAAAVEESPFSPPAPGYGDAEREAVLRVMRERRDIRNGFRSDPIPHEVLLRVLEAAHTAPSVGHSQPWDFVVIRSAETRRSMHELAQRQREAYAKSLPKARAKQFKELKIEAILDTPVNIVVTADPTRGGRHTLGRHTQPQMAPYSSALAVENLWLAARAEGLGVGWVSFFDEREMVRALGLPEHLEVVAYLCVGYVDEFPEEPELMQAGWAKRRPLSWVVHEETYGRRALPGEEPHDLLQETIAGIRPLDAKALGEAWERQKRMTKPAGALGMLEIISAQLSGLSRLCPPPVPEPAAVAIFAGDHGVHAQGVTAWPQEVTGQMVANFLGGGAVCNAFAAQVGAEVCVVDVGVAAELPATPGLLPRKVRPGTADFTTGPALTRDEVLAAIEVGIETARDLVAAGNKGLLTGEMGIANTTASAALICVYTGMDPAEVTGRGTGINDEMHARKVDVVRRGLELHQPDPADPIGVLAAVGGLEHAAMAGFLLGGASLRTPVILDGVSAGAAALVARAIAPEALAACIAGHRSAEPGHVAALNKLGLRPLVDLDLRLGEGTGALLALPIVQSAARAMHDVATFDSAGVTEK; this comes from the coding sequence ATGACTGACACCGGCCAGATCCCGGGCGAGGGACTGCCGGAGAACGCAGGCATGGTGGAGCAGCCGGGCGTCCCCGCCCCGGACGCCTACACCTACCTCGAACCCTCCGCGCACACCGTCGAGGACGACGATCTGCTCCTGATGCCCGCGCCCCAGGGCGCGTGGAGCGACGCTCCGGCGGCCCCGACCGGCCGCACCGAGCAGTTCCCGGCGTACGACCAGGCCGCGCACGGCACCCACGGCTCCGGTGTGACCGACGTCAACGGCGTACGGATCCCGGCGCACACGCCGGTACAGGTACCGGCCGCCGCGGCGCCCGCCCGGCGCCCGCTGCACCGGGGCCCCAGCGCCACCGAGGCGCCCTCCTACGGAGGGCCGCCGACCGGCGGGGTGGTCCGCTCGCTCGCGGACCGCGGGCCCGCGGGCCCGCAGAACCCCATGCCCGTGCGGCACGCCGGCCCGCCGACGACCGGCCCCGAGTACTTCGACATCCCGGCGGACGACGCGGCCGTGCTGCCGGGCCCGCAGCTGGGCGAGATCCCGCCGCAGGGCGGGTCCGCGTGGGGCTCGCCCGAGCAGGCGGCCGCCCCCGCCCCGGTGGCGGAGCCCGAGGCGCCCGTGGCCCCTGCCGAGCCGGTCGTGCCCGCCGAGCCCGTCGTACCCCTTGAGCCCGTCGCTCCCGCTGAGCCCGTGGCACCGGTGGAATCCGCGGCACCGGTTGAGCCCGTCGTGCCCGAGGTGCCCGAGACTCCCGCAGAAACGGTCGCCCCCGAGCCGGCGGCCGCCGACGTCGTGCCCGAGGCTCCCGTCGAGCCCGCGGTGGAGACGGTCGAGGAGCCGCCCGCCGCGGCCCTGGCCGAGGCTCCCGCGGCTGTACCGGCCGAGACTCCGGTGGCCGCCCCGGCCGAAGCCCCCGTAGAGGTGCCGGCCGAGGCCCTGGCCCCGGTCGAGACGCCGGGCCCGTCCCTGCCCGCGGACGGATTCGCACCGACTGCCCCCGACCTCGCCCCGACGATGCTGCCCGACGCGGTCGCCCCCGCCGTCGAGCCCGCGCCGGTCGTCGAGGCCGCCGCCGTCGAGCCCGCGCCGGTCGTCGAGGCCGCCGCCGTCGAGCCCGCGCCGGTCGTCGAGGCCGCCGCCGTCGAGCCCGCGCCGGTCGTCGAGGCCGCCGCCGTCGAGCCCGCGCCGGTCGTCGAGGCCGCGCCTGTCGTCGAGCCTGCCGCTGTCGAGGCCCCGCCGGTCGTCGAGCCCGCCCCTGAGCCCCCGGTGCTCGTGGCGGAGCCCGCGCCGGCCGCCGTCGAGGTCCCGGAGGCGACCGAGCCGGTCGCCGTCGAGCAGCCCGAGACGCCGGCGGAGCCCGAGGTGCACGCGGAGACGCCGCCCGAGGCCCTCGTGGAGCCTGAGCAGGCCCCCGAGGCCGTCGCTCCGCCACAGGCCGCTCCCCGGACGCTCGCGGAGCCGGAGCCGGAGCCGGAGCCGGAGCCGGAGCCGGAGCCCGGTACCGGACCCGAGATCATCGAGACCCCGGAGGCCGAGGTCCTGGCCGAGGAGGCTCCCGAGACGGCCCTGCCCGTGGAAGGGGCAGCGGCTCCCGCCGAAGCCGAAGCCGAAGCCGAAGCCGAAGCCGAAGCCCACGCCGAGGCCGGGACCGAGGCCGCAGCGGCCGTCGAAGAGTCCCCCTTCTCCCCTCCCGCCCCCGGCTACGGCGACGCCGAGCGCGAAGCCGTCCTGCGCGTGATGCGTGAACGGCGCGACATCCGCAACGGCTTCCGCAGCGACCCCATCCCGCACGAGGTCCTCCTCCGCGTCCTGGAGGCCGCGCACACCGCGCCGAGCGTCGGACACTCGCAGCCGTGGGACTTCGTCGTCATCCGCTCGGCGGAGACGCGCCGCTCCATGCACGAGCTGGCACAGCGCCAGCGCGAGGCGTACGCCAAGTCGCTGCCCAAGGCCCGGGCCAAGCAGTTCAAGGAACTGAAGATCGAGGCCATCCTCGACACCCCGGTGAACATCGTCGTCACCGCCGACCCCACCCGTGGCGGCCGCCACACCCTGGGCCGGCACACCCAGCCGCAGATGGCGCCGTACTCCTCGGCGCTGGCCGTGGAGAACCTGTGGCTCGCCGCCCGCGCGGAGGGCCTCGGCGTCGGCTGGGTCAGCTTCTTCGACGAGCGCGAGATGGTCCGTGCGCTCGGCCTGCCCGAGCACCTCGAGGTCGTTGCCTACCTCTGCGTCGGATACGTCGACGAGTTCCCCGAGGAACCCGAACTGATGCAGGCGGGCTGGGCCAAGCGGCGCCCGTTGTCCTGGGTCGTCCACGAGGAGACGTACGGACGCCGGGCGCTGCCCGGCGAGGAGCCGCACGATCTCCTCCAGGAGACCATCGCCGGCATCCGTCCCCTCGACGCCAAGGCGCTCGGCGAGGCCTGGGAACGCCAGAAGCGGATGACGAAGCCCGCCGGCGCGCTCGGGATGCTGGAGATCATCTCCGCCCAGCTGTCCGGGCTCTCCCGGCTGTGCCCGCCGCCCGTGCCCGAGCCGGCCGCCGTCGCGATCTTCGCCGGTGACCACGGGGTCCACGCCCAGGGCGTCACGGCGTGGCCGCAGGAGGTCACCGGCCAGATGGTCGCCAACTTCCTCGGTGGCGGCGCCGTCTGCAACGCCTTCGCCGCCCAGGTCGGCGCCGAGGTCTGCGTCGTCGACGTGGGTGTGGCGGCCGAACTGCCCGCGACACCCGGCCTGCTGCCCCGGAAGGTCCGTCCCGGAACGGCGGACTTCACCACCGGCCCCGCCCTCACCCGCGACGAGGTGCTCGCCGCGATCGAGGTGGGCATCGAGACCGCCCGCGACCTGGTGGCGGCGGGCAACAAGGGCCTGCTCACCGGTGAGATGGGCATCGCCAACACCACCGCGTCGGCCGCGCTGATCTGTGTCTACACCGGCATGGACCCCGCGGAGGTGACCGGTCGCGGCACCGGCATCAACGACGAGATGCACGCCCGCAAGGTCGATGTGGTCCGCCGCGGCCTGGAGCTGCACCAGCCCGACCCGGCCGACCCGATCGGGGTCCTGGCCGCGGTCGGCGGCCTGGAGCACGCCGCCATGGCGGGCTTCCTGCTGGGCGGGGCGTCCCTGCGCACGCCGGTGATCCTGGACGGTGTGAGCGCCGGCGCGGCGGCCCTGGTGGCCCGGGCGATCGCCCCCGAGGCGCTCGCCGCGTGCATCGCGGGCCACCGCAGTGCGGAACCCGGTCACGTCGCCGCCCTCAACAAGCTCGGGCTGCGCCCCCTGGTCGATCTGGACCTCAGGCTCGGCGAGGGCACGGGCGCGCTGCTCGCGCTCCCCATCGTGCAGAGCGCCGCCCGCGCGATGCACGACGTGGCGACGTTCGACTCCGCGGGTGTCACCGAGAAGTAG
- a CDS encoding GNAT family N-acetyltransferase — MGMSVTISAAAAQDVEQIFRLQYLCFQSEAELYGNYRIEPLVQTFDSVRDEVATDLVFVARLGDEVVGSVRGFTDADGAGRIGKLCVHPRLRNHGLGTRLLRAAESGLADGRSATRFRLHTGERSEGNLRLYRKAGYARVGNATGGDGVELVLLEKDATAQAFAASA, encoded by the coding sequence ATGGGCATGAGTGTGACCATCTCGGCGGCGGCGGCACAGGACGTCGAGCAGATCTTCAGACTCCAGTACCTCTGTTTCCAGAGCGAGGCGGAGCTCTACGGCAACTACCGGATCGAGCCACTCGTCCAGACCTTCGACTCCGTCCGGGACGAAGTCGCCACCGACCTGGTGTTCGTGGCCCGGCTCGGCGACGAAGTCGTCGGTTCCGTGCGCGGCTTCACCGACGCGGACGGCGCCGGCCGGATCGGCAAGCTCTGCGTCCACCCCCGGCTCCGCAACCACGGCCTCGGCACCCGTCTCCTGCGGGCCGCGGAATCCGGCCTGGCCGACGGGCGTTCGGCCACCCGCTTCCGCCTGCACACCGGGGAGCGCAGCGAGGGCAATCTCCGGCTCTACCGGAAGGCGGGCTACGCCCGGGTGGGGAACGCCACCGGAGGGGACGGCGTCGAACTGGTCCTGCTGGAGAAGGACGCCACCGCGCAGGCCTTCGCGGCCAGCGCCTGA
- a CDS encoding sigma-70 family RNA polymerase sigma factor: MNLLDHVPAAPAGRADDQGRAVVQALHALVRAEAAAEAPAAGTEAADLEQAVWLRLLERGTAPAVPADPVRWVRAAVRAEARTARRRTRRERPYTADGPPGDWAGCPERIAVGADERRALRAAVGRLPGRCPRLLEAMLAPHDPTYREIAGELGMSQGSLGPMRSRCLGCLRRMLAAEVVAPELRGKER; this comes from the coding sequence ATGAATCTTCTGGATCATGTTCCCGCGGCGCCGGCCGGGCGAGCGGATGACCAGGGCCGAGCCGTCGTCCAGGCCCTCCACGCGCTCGTACGCGCGGAGGCGGCAGCCGAGGCCCCGGCCGCCGGAACCGAGGCCGCGGACCTGGAACAGGCGGTGTGGCTGCGGCTGCTGGAGCGCGGTACCGCTCCGGCGGTGCCCGCCGACCCCGTCCGCTGGGTCCGCGCCGCCGTACGGGCGGAGGCGCGCACGGCCCGCCGCCGGACCCGGCGCGAGCGCCCGTACACCGCGGACGGGCCGCCGGGCGACTGGGCCGGGTGCCCCGAACGGATCGCGGTCGGGGCCGACGAACGCAGGGCGCTGCGCGCCGCGGTGGGCCGGCTGCCCGGACGGTGCCCGCGCCTGCTGGAGGCGATGCTGGCTCCGCACGACCCCACCTACCGGGAGATCGCGGGGGAGTTGGGTATGTCACAGGGCAGTTTGGGCCCTATGCGTTCCCGATGCCTCGGATGTCTGCGCAGAATGCTCGCGGCGGAGGTTGTAGCTCCTGAACTGCGGGGAAAGGAGCGGTAG
- a CDS encoding GNAT family N-acetyltransferase encodes MTTTFPSISISTDRLVLRPFDMADVPAYIEMMNDELVTAWTEAPHPYTQVDAERWVRRIAPAERSQGNGIVFAVTEFLTQRLVGSVRLLNTDRRTLATEVRYITAPWARGEGYATEAVLALAEWLFRDQGFERIELRTPAGNTASQQVAQKLGCISEGVLRNARIARTATEDGGWTDIRTDLIVWGLLPEDLEGVAEQLADAGGYGTYNDWN; translated from the coding sequence ATGACTACCACCTTCCCGTCCATCTCCATCAGCACGGACAGGTTGGTGCTGCGCCCCTTCGACATGGCGGACGTCCCGGCGTACATCGAGATGATGAACGACGAGCTGGTCACCGCGTGGACCGAAGCCCCCCACCCCTACACCCAGGTCGACGCCGAACGGTGGGTCCGCAGGATCGCCCCCGCCGAGCGCTCCCAGGGCAACGGCATCGTCTTCGCCGTCACCGAGTTCCTCACCCAGCGCCTCGTCGGATCCGTCCGGCTCCTCAACACCGACCGGCGCACCCTGGCCACCGAGGTCCGCTACATCACCGCGCCCTGGGCCCGCGGCGAGGGATACGCCACCGAGGCCGTCCTGGCCCTCGCCGAGTGGCTCTTCCGCGACCAGGGCTTCGAGCGCATCGAGCTGCGGACCCCCGCCGGGAACACCGCCTCCCAGCAGGTCGCCCAGAAGCTGGGCTGCATCAGCGAGGGAGTCCTGCGCAACGCGCGGATAGCCAGGACCGCGACCGAGGACGGGGGCTGGACCGACATCAGGACCGACCTCATCGTCTGGGGGCTCCTGCCGGAGGACCTGGAGGGCGTCGCCGAGCAGCTGGCCGACGCGGGCGGCTACGGCACGTACAACGACTGGAACTGA